From the genome of Acidobacteriota bacterium:
GAGGCCCCGACCGCAACCACCTCGTAGGTGTAGGCCTGCGCGCGGTCGATCCTGCGGTGGAGGTAGCGGTAGACGGTGTTGCCCGCGGCCTTGGTCACCTCGGCGACGAGGGACCGCCCCCCTTCCGTGATCCGGTAGATCCGGTATTTCGTCACGCCCGAATTCCTGGAGTTGTCCGCCCAGGTCAGCACGTTGACGTATTCCCGCAGCAGAAGGCTGCGGTTGATCATCCGCGAGGCCTTGAGGTTGACCGGGGGGAAGATGTTGGCCAGGATCACGTTGACGCTCGCGCTCCCGGTCAGGCCGAGCCCGTCGTAGGCCACGGCCCGGACCGTCAGCGCCCCGTTCGAGAACTGGGTCGTATCGAGGGAGAAAGAGTACGGCGCCGAGGTCAGCGTCTGGACCAGAGTGGAGTCGCCGTAGAGCTCGACCCGCTCGATGCCGTGGTCGTCGTCCGCCGTCACCTCGACTCCGACCGTCCCGTAAACGGTCGCCCCCGCCGCCAGGTTGGTGATGGACGCCGTCGGCGGGGCGTCGCTGCCGCTGATGATCGCGCTCATCGGCGTCGTCGTCCCCGTGATGCCCGAGACGACCATCGACGTCGCGGCGCCGTCGTAGCGCGACGAGTTCGGCGCGGTCAGCGGGCCGAAGGTCATGCCGGCCTTGTAATAATCCCCGGCGTCAGCGGAAGACGCCCAGGTCTCGATCTCCTCGAGGCCGTCGGCCTCCATCAGGCGGACGAGCTTGTGCGCCGCGTAGGAATTGTCGTAGAGGAAGTCGGTGTTATAGGAGTTCAGGCGGGAATCGATGTGCCAGATGACGAGGCCGTCCGAGCCGGTGAAGAGGTTCGTGTCGTTGCCGGCGCGGTCCCGGTTCTGGACCATGAAGTATTCGCCGTAGATGCCGCCCGTGGCCCCGGGCATGAACAGGGCGGCGTCGGGATAGAGCCCCGAGGCCCGCAGTGTGACCGTCTGCGACCCGGACGAGACGACGGTCGGCGTGAGCCAGTCGAACATGAACTTGGTGAAGCAGTTGTGGTCGCCCGTGCCGTCCATGATGTCCAGGCCGCCGACGCCGCCGCGCGGGCCGACGGCGTCGTCATAGTCGTAGAGGTCCGGGGCGCCCAGGGCGTGGCCCGTCTCGTGGACGATCGTGGACGGGCTGAACGAGCCGCTCGGATAGTCGTACAGCTCCCACTGCCAGGAGTAGTTCGTCAGCCGCTTGCCGTCGAGGCGGTAGGCCGAGTCGCCGAACCAGGTGTAGTAGCCCCACCAGAACTCGGCCCAATCCTCGTGCGGGCCGGCCCAGAAGACGCAGAAATAATCGATGGTGCCGTCGCCGTCGTTATCGTACTGCGAGAAGTCGTGGCCCTGGGCCTCGTAGTAGTTCAGGGCTTCCTCGATCAAGTTCTGCCGCCCGGCATCGGTCTCGGCGACGGTGCTCCGGGCGTAGGTGGTCTGGTACCAGCCGAGGACGTCGCCCGTGATGGTCAGCTGGTCGTACGAGGAGCGCTGGTAGAAGTTCTTCAGGCTGTCGAAGGGCGCGCTCCCGGAGCCTGACCCGAACAGCCGCGACTCGAAGGTGGCGACGGGGGTCGTCCCCGCATAATCAGAAAAGGAGATGAGCAGGGCCAGGATCTTGACCGTCCCCGTCGTCGGCATGCCCCGCCAGGCCGGGGGCGGGGCGAGAACGGAGCCAGCGGCGGGAACGGCCGCGGCGGCGCCCCGGCCGCCCGCCAGCCGGGCCAGCTTGGCGTTCAGCCGCTCCCGGACCTGCTGGGGTATCTTGTTGTTGCCGAGGGCCTTGGCCCGGGCGATCCGCGCCGGCAGCGTGCCGTCCAGCTTGTAGCGCGCGATCTGCTCCTTGGTCGGCGGCTCGAGCGCCAGGACCGGCAGGATACCCGATATGAACAACGCGGCGGCCAGCGCGGCGATGGCGCGCGGCTTGAATGATCTGGTCATCGGCTTGCTCCCTTCCCGCTCACTATAGGCCCACCCTCCCGGCCGAGTCAAACCCCGGGACGGGCGCGTCGCCAAAGCCGGCCCGATCTCAGCGGACGCCGAAGTTGACGCCCGTCCGCTCCTCGCTGCGGTCCGTGGCCGGGGCCGGCTCGGGCGACAGGGCGGAGATCTCGGCCCTCAGCTCCGGGGTCATCGGGATGTCGGCGGCGGCCAGCAGGGGCGCCAGCTGGGCCGTATCACGGGCGCCGACGAGCGGGGCCGTGACCGCGGGATGGGAAGCCGCCCAGGCCACCGCCAGGGAAGCCGGGTGGAAGCCGCGCTCCCGGGCGAAGGCCGCGAAGCGATCGGCCACCTCGTAGTTCAGGGCCTCGCCGTAGCGGGTGGCGTAGATCTTGTTGGAGACAAGCCGCCCCGTCTCGGGTCTGCGGCCGGCGCCGTACTTGCCGCTGAGCAGGCCGCCGCCGAGCGGGCTGTAGGGAAAGACGCCGAGCCCCTCGGACAGGGCCAGGGGCAGGATCTCGGACTCGGCCTGGCGCTTGACCAGGTTGTACATCGGCTGGATGCAGGCGAACGGCGCCAAGCCCTCCCTGGCCGAGATGCCCAGGGCCTTGGCGACCTGCCAGGCGGCGAAGTTGCTGGCCCCGAGATAGACCGCCTTCCCGGCCCGGACGAGGTCGTCGAGGGCCCGCAGCGTCTCCTCGAGCGGCGTCCGGTCGTCGAAGCGGTGGACATAGTAGATGTCGATGCGGTCCGTCTGGAGCCGGCGCAGGCTGGCCTCGACGGCGTACTGGATATGGCGGCGCGAGGCGCCCATGGCGTTGACGTCCTTCGAGGTCGCGAAGTAGGCCTTGCTGGTGATGAGCACCTCTTCGCGGCAGTCCTTGACCAGCCGGCCCAGGATCTCCTCGGCCCGGCCCGCGCCGTACATATCGGCGCAGTCGAAATGGTTGACCCCGGCGGCCCGGCAGGCCTCGAACAGGGCCTTTGCCCCGGCCTCGTCGGCGTCGCCGCCGAAGGACATCGTCCCGTAGGCGATCGTCGAGACCTTGACCCCCGTCTTGCCCAGGAATTTGTAGTTCATGGCGTCCTCCTCTTCAATGCGAGACCGTGGCCGACCGGATAGAGGCCGGGGATCGAGACGGGCAGCTTGCCGTTGATGTCCATCTCGGCGCAGACGGCCCGGGCGCCGGCGGCCTGGGTCTCCGCGGTGTCCTTGTACAGGCAGAGATAGGCGTCGACATCCGGGAAATGCCGCAGCAGATAAGGGCTGCCGAAGGACAGGACGACGACCTTCGGCCCGTCCGGCAGGGCGGCCAGGCGGCCGATGAGGTCGATGTGCCGCGGCTCGAGGCCGACCGTCCCCTTCGTATCGGCCAGCCGCGAGAACAGGGCCACGACCACGATATCCGCCCGGGCGGCCGCGGCGCAGGCCTCGTCCAGCCGGTCCTGGCCGGTGTCCGCGTCGGCGTAGAAAGCGGCCGCCTGCGGGAAGCGCGAGCTCATCGCGCCGACGAAAGACTGGCCGGCGAAGTAGTCGCCGAAGTCGCTGCTGAGAGACAGGACGGCCAGCTGGCCGAGCCCGGCGGCGAGGGGCAGCACATCGCCTTCGTTCTTGACCAGTGTCACCGAGCTCTCCAGCACCTTCTCCGCCAGGTCGAGGGACGCCTGCGGGGCGACGCGGCGCCGCAGCGCGTCGACGTCGACGAAGCGGTTCCGGTTCAGGCCGACCGCGGCCTTGGCTTCGAGGATGCGGCGCACGGATTCGT
Proteins encoded in this window:
- a CDS encoding M6 family metalloprotease domain-containing protein → MTRSFKPRAIAALAAALFISGILPVLALEPPTKEQIARYKLDGTLPARIARAKALGNNKIPQQVRERLNAKLARLAGGRGAAAAVPAAGSVLAPPPAWRGMPTTGTVKILALLISFSDYAGTTPVATFESRLFGSGSGSAPFDSLKNFYQRSSYDQLTITGDVLGWYQTTYARSTVAETDAGRQNLIEEALNYYEAQGHDFSQYDNDGDGTIDYFCVFWAGPHEDWAEFWWGYYTWFGDSAYRLDGKRLTNYSWQWELYDYPSGSFSPSTIVHETGHALGAPDLYDYDDAVGPRGGVGGLDIMDGTGDHNCFTKFMFDWLTPTVVSSGSQTVTLRASGLYPDAALFMPGATGGIYGEYFMVQNRDRAGNDTNLFTGSDGLVIWHIDSRLNSYNTDFLYDNSYAAHKLVRLMEADGLEEIETWASSADAGDYYKAGMTFGPLTAPNSSRYDGAATSMVVSGITGTTTPMSAIISGSDAPPTASITNLAAGATVYGTVGVEVTADDDHGIERVELYGDSTLVQTLTSAPYSFSLDTTQFSNGALTVRAVAYDGLGLTGSASVNVILANIFPPVNLKASRMINRSLLLREYVNVLTWADNSRNSGVTKYRIYRITEGGRSLVAEVTKAAGNTVYRYLHRRIDRAQAYTYEVVAVGASDREGIAARVTAR
- a CDS encoding aldo/keto reductase, producing the protein MNYKFLGKTGVKVSTIAYGTMSFGGDADEAGAKALFEACRAAGVNHFDCADMYGAGRAEEILGRLVKDCREEVLITSKAYFATSKDVNAMGASRRHIQYAVEASLRRLQTDRIDIYYVHRFDDRTPLEETLRALDDLVRAGKAVYLGASNFAAWQVAKALGISAREGLAPFACIQPMYNLVKRQAESEILPLALSEGLGVFPYSPLGGGLLSGKYGAGRRPETGRLVSNKIYATRYGEALNYEVADRFAAFARERGFHPASLAVAWAASHPAVTAPLVGARDTAQLAPLLAAADIPMTPELRAEISALSPEPAPATDRSEERTGVNFGVR